Proteins co-encoded in one Scomber scombrus chromosome 14, fScoSco1.1, whole genome shotgun sequence genomic window:
- the LOC133994319 gene encoding serine/threonine-protein kinase pim-1-like, with protein sequence QPSTDEAATSSSTSTGQPEIRTEFTAKYEEKELLGEGGYAMVYAGLRKIDNLPVAIKHIPQPIVERIPLHANDSNIPLEVALLMAVGAGPDSTSCNVTPLLLDWYDLDDELIMVLERPVPCMDLIDYIDQMDTLIDEQEVLPLQRQLVNAALEMHSKGVFHRDIKLDNVLIETASDVPRLRFIDFGCGTTEIDAVQTVEQGTLSYTSPEWFRLRRYTAGPTTVWQMGVVLYGLLHLRLPFGNPREIIYCNPRIRADLSDECKDFLRRCLAKRPEDRLPLETLPDHPWLRSELSQSSKNQQSHSSNVPSSLHPFFTPGFYFCCPLSSGHRGSTPDGINFSCPNRNYAGGPPGPELDDYISMILDLSLRFGGTRGHQHGPDDETAPPPRVSFHTGSHPPRRLVLHPAPPPVYLAPGFNLFLHTTPYTSISSYPSLYL encoded by the exons CAACCCTCTACAGATGAGGCTGCCACCTCCTCATCAACAAGCACTGGCCAACCTGAAATCAGAA CTGAATTTACGGCCAAGTACGAGGAAAAGGAGCTGCTGGGTGAAGGAGGCTACGCTATGGTCTATGCAGGACTTCGAAAAATTGACAATCTGCCT GTGGCGATCAAACATATTCCACAGCCCATTGTTGAGCGCATCCCATTG CATGCGAATGACAGCAACATCCCCCTGGAGGTGGCATTGTTAATGGCAGTAGGAGCTGGACCAGACTCAACATCCTGCAATGTAACCCCACTCCTGCTGGACTGGTACGACCTGGACGACGAATTAATCATGGTTCTGGAGAGACCCGTCCCCTGCATGGACCTCATTGATTACATTGACCAGATGGATACCCTCATTGATGAGCAAGAAGTTCTA CCTCTACAGAGACAGCTGGTGAATGCAGCCTTGGAGATGCATTCAAAAGGAGTTTTCCATCGGGACATAAAGCTGGACAACGTTCTTATTGAAACAGCTTCTGATGTCCCGAGGCTAAGATTCATTGACTTTGGCTGTGGAACAACAGAGATAGATGCAGTGCAAACTGTGGAACAag GGACTTTATCGTACACTTCCCCGGAATGGTTTAGGCTTCGAAGATACACGGCAGGTCCCACCACAGTGTGGCAGATGGGGGTGGTGCTGTATGGCTTACTGCACCTGAGACTCCCTTTTGGCAATCCCCGGGAGATCATCTACTGCAATCCCCGAATTCGAGCTGACCTTTCTGATg AATGCAAGGACTTTTTGAGGAGGTGTCTGGCCAAACGCCCAGAGGATCGACTTCCCTTGGAGACCCTTCCAGATCACCCTTGGCTGAGATC aGAACTCAGCCAGTCCAGCAAGAACCAGCAGTCCCACAGCTCCAA CGTCCCTTCATCCCTGCATCCTTTCTTCACCCCAGGCTTCTACTTTTGCTGTCCCCTCTCCAGTGGCCACCGCGGCTCCACCCCTGATGGTATCAACTTCAGCTGCCCCAATCGTAACTATGCCGGCGGCCCCCCGGGGCCAGAGCTGGACGACTACATATCCATGATTCTCGATCTTTCATTGCGATTCGGAG GAACCCGGGGTCATCAACACGGACCAGATGACGAGACAGCTCCCCCACCCAGAGTCTCATTCCACACAGGTTCACACCCACCTAGAAGATTGGTACTACATCCTGCACCTCCTCCCGTCTACCTGGCACCCGGCTTCAACCTTTTCCTTCATACTACACCCTACACCTCTATCTCTTCCTACCCCTCCCTTTACCTCTGA
- the zgc:171929 gene encoding transcription factor Ovo-like 2 has product MPRSFLVKKKRGACGAWQWKESEQAEWKEDNTADAKGSVSCCADTQQSATVPQPVTTLGCGTAAEMRVPVPLAGSGEAGADTRQDWPTLMLRGSFYHPNTLALVSRAKPRPRTSFSSGDFVCSVCHKIFPLQRMLTRHLKCHSMVKRHPCRFCGKGFNDTFDLKRHMRTHTGIRPYKCELCEKAFTQRCSLESHMRKIHSVNQQYAYRQRRSKIFVCEDCGYTSSRPDEYFLHVRQCHPGSPALRRYYRRQAHENSSFAPGEGKLNPYVLYSTPAYYM; this is encoded by the exons ATGCCGAGATCTTTCCTTGTGAAGAAGAAACGTGGGGCGTGTGGAGCATGGCAATGGAAAGAGTCAGAGCAGGCTGAGTGGAAGGAAGATAATACAGCAG ATGCTAAAGGGTCAGTGTCCTGCTGTGCTGACACCCAACAGTCTGCTACTGTGCCTCAGCCAGTAACCACCTTAGGATGTGGGACAGCAGCAGAAATGAGAGTGCCAGTTCCTTTGGCAGGGTCAGGAGAGGCAGGGGCTGACACCAGGCAGGACTGGCCCACACTGATGCTCCGCGGTTCCTTCTACCATCCCAACACACTGGCACTGGTCAGCAGAGCCAAG CCCCGTCCACGTACATCCTTCAGCTCAGGTGACTTTGTGTGCTCAGTGTGCCACAAGATATTCCCCCTGCAGCGCATGTTGACCCGTCACCTCAAGTGTCACAGCATGGTGAAGAGACATCCTTGTCGATTCTGTGGCAAAGGATTCAACGATACCTTCGACCTCAAGAGGCATATGcgaacacacacag GTATCCGTCCCTACAAGTGTGAGCTGTGTGAGAAAGCCTTCACGCAGCGCTGCTCTCTGGAGTCCCATATGAGGAAGATTCACAGCGTTAACCAACAGTATGCCTACCGCCAGAGACGTTCCAAGATCTTCGTGTGTGAGGACTGTGGTTACACCTCCAGCCGCCCAGATGAGTACTTCCTCCACGTGAGACAGTGCCACCCCGGCAGTCCCGCCCTCCGCAGGTACTACCGCCGCCAGGCCCATGAGAACAGCAGCTTTGCACCAGGGGAGGGTAAACTCAACCCCTATGTACTGTATTCAACCCCTGCTTACTACATGTAG
- the LOC133993786 gene encoding myotonin-protein kinase: MSTGPGLGVLDLAEGPQTTGPVGLQTLLDLLVGVYQEFCSSPLAREKYVSGFLQWAEPLVRQVKKTRIKREDFHILKVIGRGTFSEVAVARMRNTHQVYALKIMNKWDMLRRGETACYQEEREVLLRGDRLWITELHYAFQDDNYLYLVMDYYVGGDLLTLLSKFGDRLTEDMAQFYLAEMVMAIDSVHRLGYVHRDIKPDNILLTADGHIRLGDFGSCLRLLDNGMVHSSLAVGTPDYLSPEILRAVEGGGGYGPECDWWALGICAYEMLLGTTPFYAESISETYAKIIHFQEYFEFPPSGPEVSDNARSMITGLICEREVRLGMKGFSDFRSHPFFCGLDWGSLHKLPAPFLPEVSNPTDTSNFDILDDCLSDMETLSDVMDRAPIGVHLAFVGYSYTATSQTGAMDRSKDIMMQIDHKTHRECESLYTPEKVLKDTLSEDLPALLEHPLTLEQDPIASTDTTEEETNQISGLDEDLQRRLQEAERRYCELEKEIERLKGEMQDGRTPKEKELSICPASLALPAHCVDAPGDRAPPACHYPLVISLHRHMLLFHRVRLPQVRSESYLLVCAEGGELQAWERQSYTELS; this comes from the exons ATGTCGACGGGCCCTGGCCTTGGTGTACTGGACCTGGCTGAGGGCCCTCAGACCACAGGACCTGTTGGACTCCAAACCCTGTTGGACCTACTGGTGGGCGTCTACCAGGAGTTCTGCTCTTCGCCCTTAGCAAGGGAGAAGTATGTGTCTGGTTTCTTGCAATGGG CGGAGCCCCTGGTGAGGCAGGTGAAGAAGACTCGCATCAAAAGAGAAGACTTTCACATCCTGAAGGTGATTGGCCGAGGCACATTCAGTGAG GTCGCAGTGGCGAGGATGCGAAACACACATCAAGTGTATGCTCTGAAGATTATGAATAAGTGGGACATGCTGAGGCGAGGAgag ACAGCATGTTACCAAGAGGAAAGAGAGGTTTTGCTGAGGGGTGATAGACTCTGGATTACTGAGCTGCACTACGCCTTTCAGGATGACAACTATCTG TACCTGGTGATGGATTACTATGTTGGGGGAGACCTGCTGACCCTGCTCAGTAAGTTTGGAGACCGGCTCACTGAGGACATGGCTCAGTTCTACCTGGCTGAGATGGTCATGGCCATTGACTCTGTCCACAGGCTAGGTTATGTACACAG AGACATCAAACCTGACAATATCCTGCTGACAGCTGATGGACACATCAGACTCGGGGACTTTGGCTCCTGTCTGAGGCTCCTAGATAATGGGATG GTTCATTCATCCCTCGCAGTCGGGACACCTGACTATTTGTCTCCAGAGATTTTGAGGGCAGTAGAAGGAGGTGGAGGTTATGGTCCTGAATGTGACTGGTGGGCTCTGGGTATCTGTGCCTATGAGATGCTGCTGGGGACCACACCGTTCTACGCAGAGTCCATCTCCGAAACATACGCAAAGATCATCCACTTTCAG GAGTATTTTGAGTTCCCTCCATCTGGCCCTGAGGTTTCAGACAACGCTCGCTCCATGATCACCGGGCTCATCTGTGAGAGGGAAGTCCGTCTGGGGATGAAAGGCTTCAGTGACTTCAGGAGCCATCCTTTCTTCTGTGGACTAGACTGGGGTTCCCTGCATAAACTTCCTGCTCCCTTCCTACCTGAAGTATCTAATCCTACTGACACCTCCAACTTTGACATTCTGGATGACTGTCTCAGTGACATG GAGACGCTGTCAGATGTAATGGACAGAGCTCCAATAGGAGTACATTTGGCTTTTGTTGGATATTCTTACACTGCTACCAG TCAGACGGGCGCCATGGACCGCAGTAAAGACATCATGATGCAGATTGACCACAAGACGCATAGAGAGTGTGAGAGTCTTTATACTCCAGAGAAAGTG CTCAAAGACACGCTATCAGAGGACCTGCCTGCACTGCTGGAACACCCGCTCACTCTGGAGCAAGATCCTATCGCATCCACCGACACAACCGAAGAAGAGACTAACCAAATATCAGGACTCGATGAAGACTTGCAGAG ACGCTTAcaagaagcagagaggagataCTGTGAGCTGGAGAAAGAAATTGAGAGACTGAAGGGGGAGATGCAGGACGGGAGAACCCCCAAAGAGAAAG AGCTGAGTATCTGCCCAGCATCTCTTGCTCTGCCTGCCCACTGTGTGGACGCACCAGGGGAT agagcgCCCCCAGCCTGCCATTACCCGCTGGTGATTTCCCTCCACCGCCACATGCTCCTCTTCCACAGG GTTCGCCTGCCACAGGTGAGGAGTGAGTCATACCTGCTGGTGTGTGCTGAAGGGGGAGAGCTCCAAGCCTGGGAGAGACAATCTTACACTGAGCTCTCCTGA